In Novipirellula caenicola, a single window of DNA contains:
- the pseC gene encoding UDP-4-amino-4,6-dideoxy-N-acetyl-beta-L-altrosamine transaminase, with amino-acid sequence MDILPYGRQSIDASDLQAITESIQSGWLTTGPKVDEFEEAFADRVGAKHAVAVCNATAALHLAMLVAEIGPGDRVITSPNTFLASANCAAFVGATPDFCDIDPVTYNLDPAKLAADWKSDTRGVVAVDYAGQTADMVAISKIARQHGAVVIEDACHGVGGQFEHQARHHKIGGHSWADITTFSFHPVKTMTCGEGGMLVTDNDQYAQRARRLRSHGMVREPENFRGLGEGGKNTGDTALDEQGPWYYEMHDLGFNYRITDFQCALGLSQLSRLDSFLNRRREIVAAYNDAFASNDWIRTPGLRNERDRDLTSWHLYTIMVDFERLGVTRSSMMKSLRAKRVGTQVLYIPVHLQPWYQSTFGYRAGKCPIAEQYYRQCLSLPLFPEMSDADVQLVIESMLEVTNPK; translated from the coding sequence GTGGACATCCTACCCTACGGCCGTCAATCGATTGACGCGTCGGACTTGCAGGCGATCACCGAGTCCATCCAGTCTGGCTGGTTGACCACGGGGCCAAAGGTCGACGAGTTCGAAGAAGCGTTTGCAGATCGAGTCGGCGCGAAACACGCCGTTGCGGTTTGCAATGCAACTGCCGCGTTGCATCTCGCGATGCTGGTTGCAGAAATCGGTCCCGGCGATCGCGTGATCACCTCACCGAATACGTTTCTCGCATCAGCCAATTGTGCCGCCTTTGTCGGAGCAACTCCCGATTTTTGTGACATCGATCCGGTCACCTACAACCTTGATCCTGCCAAACTTGCGGCCGACTGGAAGTCCGACACTCGCGGCGTCGTCGCGGTGGATTACGCAGGCCAAACCGCCGACATGGTTGCGATCAGCAAGATCGCTCGGCAACACGGCGCGGTCGTGATCGAGGACGCTTGTCATGGTGTCGGCGGCCAATTTGAACACCAGGCTCGCCACCACAAGATAGGCGGACACTCTTGGGCCGACATCACCACGTTTAGCTTTCACCCCGTAAAAACGATGACGTGTGGCGAAGGCGGCATGCTCGTCACCGACAATGACCAATACGCCCAAAGAGCACGTAGGCTTCGCAGTCATGGCATGGTCCGCGAACCCGAAAATTTTCGCGGACTAGGCGAGGGCGGCAAGAATACCGGCGACACCGCCTTGGATGAACAAGGGCCTTGGTATTACGAAATGCACGATCTCGGGTTCAATTATCGCATCACTGATTTCCAATGTGCACTGGGACTCAGCCAACTCAGTCGACTCGATTCCTTTCTAAACCGACGGCGTGAAATTGTTGCTGCTTACAACGATGCCTTTGCATCAAACGATTGGATTCGGACCCCGGGATTGCGTAACGAACGTGACCGCGATCTCACGTCCTGGCATCTCTATACCATCATGGTTGATTTCGAACGCTTGGGGGTAACACGAAGCTCGATGATGAAGTCACTTCGTGCCAAACGAGTGGGCACTCAAGTGTTGTACATTCCGGTCCACTTGCAGCCGTGGTATCAATCCACCTTCGGCTACCGCGCCGGAAAATGTCCCATTGCTGAACAGTATTACCGACAATGTCTAAGCTTGCCATTGTTCCCCGAAATGAGTGATGCCGACGTTCAATTGGTAATCGAAAGCATGCTTGAGGTCACAAACCCAAAATGA
- a CDS encoding ATP-grasp domain-containing protein, protein MHKSNKKLMVIGASWEQVPLLRTAKSTGCEILATNLTPDASGFDLATQSVVVDPRDLTAILNLATASGIQGVTADECDYSNYAANFVREMLSLPSADLAGAQVTTNKHWMRARCHENHVVQPRFQACRTLQDVQTAIDLIDYPVIVKPVDNRGSFGVRRVDGPSEVEDAFLHALMNSHSREVLVEAFIEGIHLTVDGCFDGDSQHYNLGVASKKITSGSKPIITEVMYPADISEEQLSHVLDTNTRVIAALGLTRGLTHSEYILDSAGRCFLLETANRGGGVLTSGLILPEITGVDLNQLLVQEALGEPFEVSPWKKSKAAKLVFFIFDSGTVTAINGIEDAAAVDGVKHLQLLIKAGDEIGPPESGAGRHGFGIFVGDDIETVDAIHAECISKLKIEYA, encoded by the coding sequence ATGCATAAATCGAACAAGAAATTGATGGTCATCGGTGCTTCGTGGGAGCAAGTCCCGTTGCTTCGCACCGCGAAAAGTACCGGATGCGAGATCCTGGCAACCAACTTAACGCCTGATGCCAGCGGCTTTGATCTGGCAACACAAAGTGTCGTGGTCGATCCTCGCGATTTGACTGCCATCCTGAACTTGGCGACCGCCAGCGGGATTCAAGGTGTCACCGCCGACGAATGTGACTACTCGAATTACGCAGCCAACTTTGTCCGTGAAATGTTGTCGCTTCCCAGTGCGGATTTGGCCGGTGCCCAAGTCACCACCAACAAACACTGGATGCGTGCACGCTGTCACGAAAATCATGTCGTCCAGCCGCGGTTTCAAGCTTGCCGCACCTTACAGGACGTGCAAACCGCCATCGATCTGATCGACTATCCCGTGATCGTCAAACCGGTCGACAATCGCGGCAGCTTTGGTGTCCGCCGCGTCGACGGACCAAGCGAAGTCGAAGACGCCTTCTTACACGCATTGATGAATTCGCATTCACGCGAAGTCTTGGTCGAAGCATTCATCGAAGGCATCCATCTAACGGTCGATGGCTGTTTTGACGGCGATAGCCAACATTACAATCTGGGCGTCGCGTCGAAAAAGATTACCTCCGGCAGCAAACCGATCATCACCGAGGTGATGTATCCAGCCGACATCAGCGAGGAACAATTATCCCACGTACTCGATACCAACACTCGCGTGATTGCCGCCCTGGGATTGACCCGGGGACTGACGCACAGTGAGTACATTTTGGATTCGGCGGGCCGCTGTTTTCTATTGGAAACCGCCAATCGCGGTGGCGGCGTGCTGACCTCAGGATTGATCCTGCCTGAAATCACCGGCGTCGATCTGAACCAATTGCTCGTGCAGGAAGCCTTGGGCGAACCATTCGAAGTGTCGCCGTGGAAGAAATCAAAAGCTGCTAAACTAGTCTTCTTCATCTTCGATTCCGGCACGGTGACGGCAATCAATGGAATCGAAGACGCCGCCGCGGTCGACGGCGTCAAACACTTGCAACTGTTGATCAAAGCGGGCGATGAAATCGGGCCTCCCGAATCGGGAGCGGGACGCCACGGATTCGGCATCTTTGTGGGCGATGACATCGAGACCGTCGACGCGATTCACGCCGAATGCATCTCGAAATTAAAGATCGAATATGCCTAG
- a CDS encoding N-acetylneuraminate synthase family protein, whose translation MSPNRALTVGSVRIGDGSPTFIIAEIGSNHGQDFQLALDTIDAAAEAGADAVKFQSIALDALYLDPSDETRKLHQAIDLDESWHRPLKEHCDKRGILFFSTPTYLQSVDLLNDLSVDLFKLASAQIGTFPQLIQRVAQTGKPTLLSTGLVSYGELEQVIKIFERSGNKNYCILHCNSIYPTPADRVFLGRMEIYRKMFGCPVGFSDHTDGIAVATAAVALGADVIEKHFILKRGIVNAPDEPFSLEPAELQAMVQSIRTVEQANRTETRIEIEAEETQFKNAIRYRAILKHDIAKGHELSSDDVYFLRHPSGVDAVALNQMLQQRVVATNDLSKDCLLQMDDFVLQPEPQPEQSRC comes from the coding sequence ATGAGCCCAAACAGAGCGCTAACCGTTGGGTCGGTACGCATCGGCGACGGATCCCCCACCTTCATCATTGCCGAAATCGGATCGAATCATGGCCAAGATTTTCAACTAGCCCTGGATACGATCGATGCCGCAGCCGAAGCCGGGGCAGATGCCGTCAAGTTCCAATCGATCGCACTCGACGCCCTTTACCTCGACCCGAGTGACGAAACACGCAAACTGCATCAAGCCATTGACTTGGACGAATCATGGCATCGGCCTCTGAAAGAGCACTGCGATAAGCGTGGCATTCTGTTTTTCTCGACACCAACGTACCTACAATCCGTTGATCTACTGAATGATCTGTCGGTCGATCTGTTCAAACTCGCCTCAGCTCAAATTGGCACGTTCCCGCAGCTGATTCAGCGTGTCGCCCAAACCGGCAAACCAACGCTGCTATCGACGGGGCTGGTCAGCTACGGCGAACTCGAACAAGTGATCAAGATCTTTGAACGCAGCGGAAACAAAAACTACTGCATTCTGCACTGCAACAGTATCTATCCCACTCCTGCGGATCGCGTTTTCTTGGGCCGCATGGAAATCTACCGGAAAATGTTCGGCTGTCCGGTGGGATTCTCCGACCACACCGACGGCATCGCGGTCGCCACCGCCGCGGTGGCACTCGGAGCCGATGTGATTGAAAAGCATTTCATCTTGAAACGCGGCATTGTCAACGCACCGGATGAACCGTTTTCACTGGAACCTGCGGAACTGCAGGCGATGGTGCAAAGTATTCGCACCGTCGAGCAAGCCAACCGCACCGAAACAAGAATCGAAATCGAAGCCGAAGAGACCCAATTCAAAAACGCGATTCGCTATCGAGCGATTCTCAAACATGACATCGCCAAGGGACATGAACTCAGCTCCGACGACGTTTATTTCCTGCGTCACCCCAGCGGTGTTGATGCCGTCGCCCTCAACCAAATGCTTCAACAACGCGTGGTTGCAACCAACGACTTGAGCAAAGACTGCTTGTTGCAGATGGACGATTTTGTGCTGCAGCCAGAACCGCAACCGGAACAATCTCGATGCTAG
- a CDS encoding class I SAM-dependent methyltransferase, producing the protein MPSFHEQLREIDKSLNERYSGRLRNFGDDPRTLGWDTQANQRVRFALACREIDVSDAAVLDVGCGLADFRSYLNDSGNHCGRYIGVDINPDLLQQCRTKFPDDTFRCGNLLVDELPDVRADFAVMFGVLNFRFAEINNLEFAKSMIAAAFDRVDNALVFDMLTTVRDEDYPEEDFVYYYNPSEILEFAFSLTPHVTLRHDYPSIPQREMMLCLRKHADV; encoded by the coding sequence ATGCCTAGTTTTCACGAACAACTTCGCGAAATCGACAAGTCGCTGAACGAGCGTTACAGCGGTCGACTACGCAATTTCGGTGACGACCCGCGAACGTTGGGCTGGGACACCCAAGCCAATCAACGCGTGCGGTTTGCATTGGCGTGCCGTGAAATCGACGTTTCTGACGCAGCGGTGTTGGACGTTGGCTGTGGCTTAGCCGATTTCCGCAGTTACCTCAACGACTCAGGCAACCACTGCGGCCGCTACATCGGTGTTGACATCAACCCCGATTTGCTTCAACAGTGCCGAACCAAGTTTCCGGACGATACATTTCGCTGCGGCAACCTGTTGGTGGACGAACTGCCCGACGTGCGAGCCGACTTTGCCGTAATGTTCGGCGTTTTGAATTTTCGTTTTGCCGAAATCAACAACCTCGAATTTGCCAAGTCGATGATCGCCGCGGCATTCGATCGCGTCGACAACGCATTGGTCTTTGACATGCTGACGACGGTACGCGACGAGGACTATCCCGAGGAAGATTTCGTCTACTACTACAATCCGTCCGAGATCCTCGAGTTCGCGTTTTCGTTGACGCCTCACGTCACCCTCCGCCACGATTACCCGTCGATCCCGCAACGCGAAATGATGCTCTGTCTGCGAAAACATGCCGATGTTTGA
- the pseB gene encoding UDP-N-acetylglucosamine 4,6-dehydratase (inverting) → MSEVTNTAAGSNSPGLSGRSILVTGGTGSFGRRFVSEVFRRWPDVTRMVIFSRDELKQSEMAEQFPVDEYPAIRFFIGNVRDKDRLQRAMEGIDTVIHAAAMKQVPAAEYNPFEAVKTNVLGAQNVIEAALDTNVKNVVALSTDKAAAPINLYGATKLCSDKLFIAANNLKGHRDIRFSVVRYGNVMGSRGSVIPFFLKRRDTGVLPITDPSMTRFNISLDEGVNMVLYTLDNSIGGEILVPKIPSYRITDLAEAIGPECEKPVVGIRPGEKLHEEMVTASDSQNTIENDRYYVIVPMLHRRNHNETIATFAAHHDATQVKHNFLYSSESNDQWLNVDELRQLIKQHVDPNFAV, encoded by the coding sequence ATGAGTGAAGTTACGAACACCGCCGCGGGGTCAAACAGCCCTGGGCTGAGCGGAAGATCCATCCTCGTCACGGGCGGGACCGGATCGTTTGGTCGTCGTTTCGTTTCCGAGGTCTTTCGCCGCTGGCCCGATGTCACGCGGATGGTGATTTTTTCGCGAGACGAATTGAAACAATCCGAAATGGCGGAGCAATTCCCAGTCGACGAATACCCCGCGATTCGTTTTTTCATCGGAAACGTTCGCGACAAGGACCGGCTGCAACGTGCGATGGAAGGCATCGACACGGTCATTCACGCCGCCGCAATGAAACAAGTACCCGCAGCGGAGTACAATCCGTTTGAAGCGGTCAAAACCAACGTTCTCGGAGCCCAGAATGTTATTGAGGCCGCGTTGGATACTAACGTGAAAAACGTGGTGGCGTTGAGCACCGACAAGGCGGCGGCGCCAATCAACCTGTACGGTGCAACCAAACTTTGCTCGGACAAACTGTTTATTGCCGCGAACAACTTAAAAGGGCATCGCGACATCCGCTTTTCGGTCGTCCGTTATGGCAACGTGATGGGCAGCCGCGGCAGCGTGATCCCATTCTTTTTGAAGCGACGAGACACTGGCGTGCTGCCGATCACCGATCCCAGCATGACGCGTTTCAATATCTCGTTGGATGAGGGCGTCAATATGGTGCTGTACACGCTTGATAACAGCATCGGTGGCGAGATCCTGGTGCCCAAGATTCCATCTTACCGAATTACCGATCTTGCCGAAGCGATTGGCCCCGAGTGCGAGAAGCCCGTTGTAGGCATTCGTCCCGGTGAAAAGTTACACGAAGAAATGGTCACCGCAAGCGACAGCCAAAATACGATCGAAAACGACCGCTACTACGTGATCGTCCCGATGCTGCATCGCCGCAACCACAACGAAACCATCGCGACGTTCGCGGCGCATCATGACGCCACTCAGGTCAAGCATAACTTTCTTTATAGCTCCGAAAGCAACGACCAATGGTTAAACGTCGATGAGTTGCGACAATTGATCAAACAACACGTTGACCCCAACTTCGCCGTCTAG
- a CDS encoding pyridoxal phosphate-dependent aminotransferase yields MLAAQRKPSASMAMAERVRQMRERGREVISFAMGDTHVSPAPQIVDGITRAMQSGQTHYSSARGLLELRRAICEHYYHAKYQDDQILVVPGVKQGIYYVLQSLAPKRVCVLEPAWLGYKATANLLNVPVVSNDQTQPGWVDRLRRETFDVLIVCTPNNPDGKVFEASETEQLISICAAKEAWLISDEIYSVYDYSQKWHSLSEFDYKRTIVCNGLSKSHALTGLRIGWIASHHRDLVDACFEAQQHIATCVSTPVQYGVLDMVRPDFAELRATVKQYEANRQAICQRFPRLAPYAPDGALYFFVPASLFGERDGTALAEKLLDEAGIAVVPGEAYGENFSGFIRMSFSVSEATLQTGLNQLTPFLIQ; encoded by the coding sequence ATGCTAGCCGCGCAGCGTAAACCGAGTGCCTCGATGGCGATGGCCGAACGCGTGCGTCAAATGCGTGAGCGTGGACGCGAGGTTATTTCGTTCGCGATGGGCGACACCCATGTCTCGCCCGCTCCGCAGATCGTTGATGGAATCACGCGAGCGATGCAGTCCGGACAAACGCACTACAGTTCAGCCCGCGGATTGCTGGAACTTCGGCGAGCCATCTGCGAACACTACTACCACGCAAAATACCAAGACGATCAAATCTTAGTGGTTCCCGGTGTTAAACAGGGCATCTACTATGTGCTGCAATCGCTTGCCCCCAAACGAGTTTGCGTATTGGAACCCGCTTGGTTGGGATACAAAGCGACCGCCAATCTTCTCAACGTTCCGGTCGTTTCGAACGACCAAACGCAGCCCGGATGGGTCGACCGGCTTCGCCGCGAAACATTCGACGTGTTGATTGTTTGCACCCCCAACAATCCCGACGGCAAAGTCTTCGAAGCGTCCGAGACCGAACAGCTGATCAGTATCTGTGCGGCGAAAGAGGCCTGGTTGATCTCCGACGAAATCTACAGCGTCTATGACTACTCGCAAAAGTGGCATTCGCTTTCTGAATTTGATTATAAACGCACCATTGTCTGTAACGGATTATCGAAATCGCACGCTCTGACCGGATTGCGAATTGGCTGGATCGCATCCCATCATCGCGACTTGGTGGACGCCTGTTTCGAAGCCCAACAACACATCGCCACCTGCGTCAGCACCCCGGTACAATATGGCGTCCTGGACATGGTTCGTCCCGATTTCGCCGAGCTTAGGGCGACTGTGAAGCAGTACGAAGCGAACCGACAAGCGATTTGCCAAAGGTTTCCTCGCTTGGCTCCCTATGCTCCCGACGGAGCACTCTATTTCTTTGTTCCCGCGTCGCTGTTCGGCGAACGCGACGGGACAGCGCTAGCGGAAAAGCTTCTCGACGAAGCGGGAATCGCGGTGGTTCCAGGTGAGGCGTATGGCGAGAACTTTTCAGGATTCATTCGCATGTCATTCAGTGTTTCTGAAGCCACCCTTCAAACCGGGCTGAACCAATTGACACCTTTTCTAATCCAATGA
- a CDS encoding amidohydrolase family protein — protein sequence MPMFDAFRHPVLRPDEASLFDLSDVDWSAWCDQFLSESDRAAVASSGICLMDPAVIANAGFQSTASKLRQSNRAWFTLQPDLNAADPHQQLREAKDAGIRGITFHSYLQHISDDRFPLVVELSQLAEELGMFVGLCTAYGSRQIYRYDNLRLTVEVLNAVKCPVVMYHAGGAKVLDAMLIAEMWDNAYLETSFSLSYWLGSSIETDLAFVIRKLGSERILFGSDAPFIPLDQSIEDHQQFLRRHDFNQTDSDNIMGRSCRRLLSEYQ from the coding sequence ATGCCGATGTTTGATGCCTTTCGCCACCCGGTCCTGCGGCCCGACGAAGCTTCGCTGTTTGATCTCAGCGATGTCGACTGGTCAGCGTGGTGCGATCAATTCCTCAGCGAATCCGACCGCGCCGCGGTGGCAAGTTCTGGAATTTGCCTGATGGATCCTGCCGTCATCGCAAACGCGGGTTTTCAAAGCACGGCGTCAAAACTGCGGCAATCCAATCGTGCTTGGTTCACCTTGCAACCGGACCTAAACGCCGCCGATCCCCACCAACAACTACGCGAGGCCAAGGACGCAGGGATTCGCGGCATCACCTTCCACAGCTACCTGCAACACATTTCGGATGACCGATTTCCGTTGGTCGTCGAACTCAGCCAACTCGCTGAGGAACTTGGCATGTTTGTCGGGTTATGCACCGCCTATGGCAGTCGCCAAATCTATCGCTATGACAATCTGCGTTTGACCGTCGAAGTGCTCAATGCCGTGAAATGTCCTGTCGTGATGTATCATGCAGGCGGAGCAAAGGTGTTGGACGCGATGTTGATCGCCGAAATGTGGGACAATGCCTACTTGGAAACATCGTTCTCGCTTAGCTATTGGTTGGGCAGCAGCATCGAGACTGACTTGGCATTTGTGATTCGCAAACTGGGCAGCGAGCGAATTCTGTTTGGCTCGGACGCTCCGTTCATCCCACTCGACCAATCGATCGAAGACCATCAACAATTTCTACGTCGGCACGATTTCAACCAAACCGACAGCGACAATATCATGGGGAGATCATGCAGGCGACTGC
- the pseF gene encoding pseudaminic acid cytidylyltransferase has translation MIVAIIPARGGSKRIPGKNIRPFCGRPIIEYSINAAIESGVFDHVIVSTDCDQIADVARHCGAELPFQRPAELSGDTVGSNRVMKHAIEFCNEHLGNISRACMLTATAPFVNAQQLRDGLNMLDERRAEMTFSVATFPSPIQRAFEIRDDGWGQFVWPENETKRSQELPERYFDAGMFYWGLPEVFGKAAKFFPEHVCLYPIPLHLVHDIDTEEDWKRAELAFQVLTAESQKSTANAALVLRPATDADCLTYFDWVNDPLVRSQSRRTGPISWEEHSQWFRSQLSDDHSLLFVVATKDDAELVGQVRFDYCAGDRVWEVDFSVAANHRGRGYGAEAIRLATKELRKLSSAPIIADVKQANIASQTCFKKNGFILTSTEKKFVRFRSP, from the coding sequence ATGATTGTTGCGATCATTCCCGCTCGCGGTGGCAGCAAACGCATCCCGGGCAAGAACATCCGTCCGTTTTGCGGACGGCCGATCATCGAATACTCGATCAACGCCGCCATCGAATCCGGCGTCTTCGACCATGTGATTGTCTCGACCGACTGCGACCAAATTGCCGATGTCGCGAGGCATTGCGGTGCCGAACTGCCTTTTCAACGGCCCGCCGAATTGTCGGGCGACACCGTGGGATCCAATCGCGTGATGAAACATGCGATTGAGTTCTGCAACGAACACTTGGGCAACATCAGCCGAGCCTGCATGTTGACCGCAACGGCTCCGTTCGTCAACGCACAACAACTACGCGACGGACTGAACATGTTGGACGAACGTCGTGCCGAAATGACGTTTTCGGTAGCCACGTTCCCATCCCCGATCCAACGTGCGTTCGAAATCCGCGACGATGGCTGGGGACAATTTGTCTGGCCTGAAAACGAAACCAAACGTTCGCAAGAACTGCCGGAACGCTACTTTGACGCGGGCATGTTCTACTGGGGATTGCCAGAAGTGTTTGGCAAAGCCGCCAAATTTTTCCCTGAACATGTTTGCCTTTACCCAATTCCACTGCATTTAGTTCACGACATTGATACCGAAGAAGACTGGAAACGCGCCGAACTGGCGTTCCAAGTACTCACTGCGGAGTCGCAAAAAAGCACTGCGAACGCCGCCCTTGTTTTGCGTCCCGCAACCGATGCAGATTGCTTAACCTACTTTGATTGGGTCAATGACCCGCTTGTCCGCAGTCAATCTCGTCGGACAGGACCGATATCGTGGGAGGAGCATTCACAGTGGTTTCGATCACAACTCTCGGATGACCATTCACTTCTATTCGTCGTTGCCACGAAGGATGACGCTGAATTGGTGGGCCAAGTACGTTTTGACTACTGTGCCGGCGACAGAGTTTGGGAAGTTGATTTCTCAGTCGCGGCAAATCATCGAGGACGTGGGTACGGAGCCGAAGCGATCCGCCTTGCGACCAAAGAACTCCGCAAACTCTCTTCGGCCCCCATCATTGCCGACGTCAAACAGGCAAATATCGCCTCTCAAACCTGCTTTAAGAAAAACGGATTCATTCTGACCTCAACAGAAAAAAAATTTGTAAGGTTCCGGAGTCCGTGA